The Paenibacillus sp. YPG26 genome includes a window with the following:
- a CDS encoding GNAT family N-acetyltransferase, with translation MITHTQWGQIAELEQICNAHDGIHLKLNWDMLRTRREDQHDDYVAVRSGRIVGYLGLYCFGHKIEACGMVHPDYRRQGLFSSLLGQAFTRERRESVEEILLNAPANSLSAKGLLQSLDVQFAFSEYQMTCSRQNDNYKVQPSSSAALRPAVSLDRADLIKLDELCFDYPQHAAEQYYEATIDIPNSVTYIIEADGRTAGKVRVVHEAEVSWIYGLAIYPEYRRQGLGRDTLKQLIQQAAISGRSLRLEVALNNPGAMKLYKSVGFQITEVQDYYRLLGSFSFDNMATNTHNKVQ, from the coding sequence ATGATTACACACACACAATGGGGTCAAATTGCCGAGCTCGAACAGATCTGCAATGCTCATGACGGCATTCACTTGAAACTGAACTGGGATATGCTTAGAACCCGCCGGGAGGATCAGCATGATGATTATGTGGCTGTACGCAGCGGCAGAATTGTCGGATATCTCGGCTTGTATTGCTTCGGTCACAAAATCGAGGCTTGCGGGATGGTTCATCCGGATTATCGGCGCCAAGGTCTCTTCTCTTCCCTGCTGGGCCAAGCATTCACAAGAGAGAGAAGGGAGAGTGTGGAGGAGATTTTATTGAATGCGCCAGCCAACTCGCTATCTGCCAAAGGACTTCTGCAGTCGCTTGACGTCCAGTTTGCCTTTTCGGAATACCAAATGACCTGCTCTCGACAAAATGACAATTATAAAGTTCAGCCTTCCTCCTCAGCTGCTCTGCGGCCTGCTGTAAGCCTCGACCGGGCAGATTTGATCAAGCTGGACGAGCTTTGCTTCGACTATCCACAGCATGCGGCTGAGCAATATTATGAAGCGACCATAGATATACCCAATTCCGTTACTTATATCATCGAGGCAGACGGACGAACCGCAGGCAAGGTACGAGTTGTACATGAAGCTGAGGTAAGCTGGATATATGGATTAGCCATTTATCCAGAGTATCGCCGGCAGGGATTAGGTCGGGATACTCTTAAGCAGTTAATCCAGCAGGCAGCCATCTCCGGCCGCAGCCTGCGGCTGGAAGTAGCTCTGAACAATCCGGGAGCCATGAAATTGTACAAGTCTGTCGGCTTCCAAATTACCGAGGTACAGGACTATTACCGATTACTTGGATCATTCTCGTTCGATAATATGGCAACAAATACACATAATAAGGTACAATAA
- the parE gene encoding DNA topoisomerase IV subunit B has translation MVDQIDLFAEEPVGKDGSKGYGADDIQVLEGLVAVRKRPGMYIGSTSSSGLHHLVWEIVDNAVDEHLAKFCSRIDITLHKDGSVTVFDNGRGIPTGMHKTGIPTPQVVFTILHAGGKFGGAGYKKSGGLHGVGASVTNALSEWLEVEIFREGKIHKQRFEYWVDTKGIEHVGEPVTGLEVLGNTNRTGSKITFKPDIRVFQGGIALNYDTLAERLQEIAFLNSGLKVVLKDERSDRSDEFFYEGGARQFVQFLNEGKDVLHDVIHFLGEKEDVEVEVALQYNAGYTETLASFVNSIPTRGGGTHETGFKTAYTRIMNDYARKNGMLKEKDKNLEGTDLREGMMAVISVKMSDVEFVGQTKDQLGSASARSTVDSIVSERMQVYLEENPQVAQVLIKKAVQASRAREAARKARDEMRTGKKRSESSNLGGKLTPAQSKDVTRTELFIVEGDSAGGSAKQGRDSKIQAILPLKGKPMNPEKAKLADILKNDEYRYIISAIGAGIGTEFAVEDSNYSKIIIMTDADTDGAHIQVLLLTFFYRYMKPLIDAGRVYIAQPPLYKITRRSGKLETARYAWTDEQLQNYLKEFGKNFELQRYKGLGEMNPEQLWETTMNPETRNLLQVQIEDTAKAERRVSTLMGDKVDPRKRWIVENVDFTEFEE, from the coding sequence ATGGTCGATCAGATCGATTTGTTTGCTGAAGAACCTGTGGGCAAAGACGGCTCAAAGGGTTACGGCGCAGACGACATTCAAGTGCTCGAAGGGCTAGTCGCAGTACGGAAGCGGCCAGGTATGTATATTGGGAGTACAAGCTCGTCGGGCCTTCACCATCTCGTATGGGAAATCGTGGATAATGCAGTGGACGAGCATCTCGCCAAATTCTGTTCGCGAATTGATATTACTTTGCACAAGGACGGTTCCGTTACCGTATTTGATAACGGGCGGGGAATCCCGACCGGCATGCATAAGACAGGGATTCCAACCCCTCAGGTCGTCTTCACAATCCTCCATGCAGGAGGCAAGTTCGGTGGCGCAGGCTACAAGAAATCCGGCGGTCTTCACGGTGTAGGTGCGTCGGTAACGAACGCATTGTCCGAATGGCTGGAGGTTGAAATTTTCCGGGAAGGCAAAATTCACAAGCAGCGCTTTGAATATTGGGTGGACACCAAGGGAATTGAGCATGTAGGTGAACCTGTTACGGGTCTTGAGGTTCTGGGTAATACGAACCGGACAGGATCGAAGATTACGTTCAAACCGGACATTCGAGTATTCCAGGGCGGAATAGCGCTGAATTACGATACCCTCGCGGAACGTCTGCAGGAGATTGCTTTTCTGAACTCGGGCCTGAAAGTGGTTCTGAAGGATGAGCGGTCGGATCGTTCCGACGAGTTTTTTTATGAAGGCGGGGCAAGACAATTCGTTCAGTTCCTGAATGAAGGCAAGGATGTTCTTCATGATGTCATTCACTTCCTGGGTGAAAAGGAGGATGTCGAGGTTGAGGTGGCGCTGCAGTACAATGCAGGCTATACCGAGACGCTGGCTTCCTTCGTGAACTCGATTCCAACTCGCGGCGGCGGTACGCATGAGACGGGGTTCAAGACCGCTTATACGCGGATTATGAACGATTATGCGCGCAAGAACGGCATGCTCAAGGAGAAGGACAAGAACCTCGAAGGAACTGATCTTCGCGAGGGCATGATGGCCGTGATTAGTGTGAAGATGTCCGATGTTGAATTTGTAGGCCAGACCAAGGACCAGCTGGGCAGCGCTTCGGCACGGAGCACGGTGGATTCGATTGTCTCCGAGCGGATGCAGGTCTACCTGGAGGAGAATCCGCAGGTTGCGCAGGTGCTTATTAAGAAGGCGGTTCAGGCTTCCCGGGCGCGGGAAGCGGCTCGCAAAGCGCGGGATGAGATGCGTACGGGCAAGAAGAGAAGCGAGAGCTCGAATCTTGGCGGCAAGCTGACTCCGGCGCAGTCCAAGGATGTAACCCGGACAGAGCTGTTCATCGTAGAAGGCGACTCTGCTGGAGGATCAGCGAAGCAGGGACGCGATTCCAAGATCCAGGCGATACTTCCGCTGAAGGGCAAACCGATGAACCCAGAGAAAGCAAAGCTGGCTGATATACTAAAGAATGATGAATACCGTTATATTATTTCTGCGATTGGGGCAGGAATAGGAACTGAATTTGCAGTGGAAGACAGCAATTATTCCAAAATTATCATAATGACGGACGCCGATACAGATGGAGCACATATCCAGGTGCTCCTGCTGACATTCTTTTATCGTTATATGAAGCCGCTGATTGATGCCGGACGGGTCTATATCGCCCAGCCGCCGCTCTACAAGATTACGCGCAGGTCCGGGAAGCTGGAGACAGCTAGATACGCTTGGACGGATGAGCAGCTGCAGAACTATCTGAAGGAATTCGGGAAGAACTTTGAGCTGCAGCGCTACAAAGGTCTGGGAGAGATGAATCCCGAACAGCTGTGGGAGACGACGATGAACCCCGAGACGCGCAACCTGCTGCAGGTTCAAATTGAGGATACTGCCAAGGCGGAACGGCGTGTGTCCACGCTCATGGGTGACAAAGTCGATCCTCGCAAGCGCTGGATCGTGGAGAATGTGGATTTCACAGAGTTTGAGGAATAG
- a CDS encoding ABC transporter permease yields the protein MSSIMPLIKNETIKMMKKKRFYVVILVLIVLVPIFVYAQMKIAQNNREKFNSDWRLAVRQAITDNQNSLQSARVPEEWKKYRIVFIQQMKYYLEHDVNPQEPGGVGFTRQFMDNAATLFIPLLIMAIASDIVSSERSSGTIKMLLTRPVRRWKVLLSKLIALLMFVSLIVVSAFIVSYLISGLVFGYKGFNIPVFTGFKLNGSDVDLSGVHAVPQWAYILMQCGLIWFMSITVAILAFMVSVLVRSTAASIVIMMASLIAGTILTNMASAWTSAKYLFMVNLDLTNYLAGTPAPIEGMTLGFSLTVLAVWAAVSLIISFTVFTKQDILN from the coding sequence TTGAGTAGTATCATGCCTTTAATCAAGAATGAGACCATTAAGATGATGAAGAAGAAAAGATTCTATGTTGTCATCCTGGTACTCATTGTGCTTGTGCCGATCTTTGTATATGCCCAGATGAAGATTGCCCAGAATAACCGGGAGAAATTCAACTCGGATTGGCGTCTGGCTGTGCGCCAGGCCATAACCGATAATCAGAATTCACTGCAAAGCGCCCGGGTTCCCGAGGAATGGAAGAAATACAGAATCGTCTTTATTCAGCAGATGAAATATTACCTTGAGCATGATGTCAATCCCCAGGAGCCGGGAGGGGTCGGCTTCACACGGCAGTTCATGGATAATGCGGCTACTTTGTTCATACCGTTATTGATCATGGCCATAGCATCGGATATTGTATCCTCGGAGCGGTCTTCGGGTACGATCAAGATGCTGCTTACAAGGCCTGTACGAAGGTGGAAGGTGCTGTTAAGCAAGCTGATTGCGCTGCTCATGTTCGTGTCACTGATCGTTGTCTCGGCATTTATTGTGAGCTATTTAATATCAGGACTGGTGTTCGGATATAAAGGATTCAATATACCTGTGTTCACTGGCTTCAAGCTTAACGGCTCTGATGTAGATCTGTCGGGAGTGCATGCTGTACCCCAGTGGGCATATATTCTGATGCAGTGCGGGCTGATCTGGTTCATGAGCATTACCGTCGCCATTCTTGCCTTCATGGTATCCGTATTAGTCCGGAGTACAGCCGCTAGTATCGTTATTATGATGGCTTCGCTGATTGCGGGCACGATTCTGACAAATATGGCCTCTGCCTGGACGAGTGCTAAATATTTGTTCATGGTGAATCTGGACCTGACCAATTATCTGGCCGGAACTCCGGCACCTATCGAAGGCATGACATTAGGATTTTCCTTGACAGTTCTGGCGGTTTGGGCGGCCGTATCGCTCATCATTTCATTCACTGTCTTTACGAAACAGGATATATTGAATTAA
- a CDS encoding ABC transporter ATP-binding protein, giving the protein MEYIIEMNHISWVRDGKSVLKDINWKVSKGENWALLGLNGSGKTTLLNMLNGYIWPTQGDISVLGHRFGEVDIRELRRSIGWVSSSLQEKLYGNDKAEDLVVSGKYASIGLYDKPTEEDYARAKQLMEHLRCSHLTNRTYQTCSQGEKQKLLIARALMGSPKLLILDEAANGLDFISKESLLDSIDELSKQPDAPHLLYVTHHTEEILPIFSKTLLIRRGEVVASGPTKEVLESNSLTDFFEMPVQVFWNQDRAWLSRK; this is encoded by the coding sequence ATGGAGTATATTATCGAGATGAACCATATCTCTTGGGTAAGAGATGGAAAGTCTGTGCTTAAAGACATCAATTGGAAGGTCTCTAAGGGAGAAAATTGGGCTCTACTAGGACTAAATGGTTCTGGTAAAACGACCTTGTTAAATATGCTGAACGGTTATATCTGGCCGACTCAGGGCGACATTTCGGTGCTGGGCCACAGGTTTGGAGAGGTAGATATCCGGGAGCTGCGAAGATCAATCGGGTGGGTCAGCTCATCACTTCAGGAGAAGCTGTATGGAAATGATAAAGCCGAAGATCTGGTGGTTAGCGGAAAATATGCGTCCATAGGTCTGTATGACAAACCAACCGAAGAGGATTATGCCAGGGCCAAGCAGTTAATGGAGCATTTGAGATGCTCCCACTTAACGAATCGAACCTATCAGACCTGCTCACAAGGGGAAAAGCAGAAGCTGCTCATTGCGCGTGCCCTGATGGGGTCGCCCAAGCTCTTAATCCTAGATGAAGCCGCGAACGGGCTCGATTTCATCTCCAAGGAAAGCTTGCTGGACAGTATAGATGAGCTGTCGAAGCAGCCGGATGCACCGCATCTTTTGTATGTCACTCACCACACGGAGGAGATCCTTCCGATCTTTAGCAAGACGCTCCTAATTCGAAGAGGCGAAGTTGTCGCTTCGGGACCAACTAAGGAAGTGCTTGAGAGCAATAGCTTGACCGATTTCTTCGAGATGCCGGTGCAGGTATTTTGGAATCAGGACAGAGCCTGGCTGTCCAGAAAATAA
- a CDS encoding MarR family transcriptional regulator, with product MYTQDFARLWAKLSKNYQMHMESELSPSLTEAQLSVLELLEDRKKMKPSDLIPYLATTPAAVTMLLDRMEKAGLITRERDLEDRRIVWISITDKGREETNRGLRIRNDFLGNVLDQISSHNQQLLIFLLGKITSSNETVLNKERA from the coding sequence ATGTACACGCAGGATTTCGCCCGCTTGTGGGCTAAGTTATCCAAGAACTATCAGATGCATATGGAGTCGGAGCTTTCTCCTTCACTCACTGAAGCTCAGCTCTCAGTGCTGGAGCTTCTGGAGGATCGCAAGAAGATGAAGCCTTCGGATCTGATCCCATATCTGGCAACCACGCCGGCTGCCGTAACGATGCTTCTGGATCGTATGGAGAAGGCGGGATTAATCACTAGAGAGAGAGATCTGGAAGATCGGAGAATTGTGTGGATTTCCATTACCGACAAGGGGAGAGAAGAGACGAACCGGGGGCTCCGGATCCGGAATGACTTCCTGGGCAATGTTCTTGATCAGATATCCTCCCACAATCAACAGCTGCTGATCTTCCTGCTAGGCAAGATTACGTCGTCTAATGAGACTGTATTGAACAAAGAAAGAGCTTAA
- a CDS encoding class I SAM-dependent methyltransferase: MYIANDWKDYEVIDTGNGEKLERWGDVILRRPDPQIIWPIQQENTEWRDVHGHYHRSSSGGGEWEMKKKLPERWTISYDKLKFHIKPTSFKHTGLFPEQAANWRWMMDKIANAGRPINVLNLFAYTGGATVAAASAGASVVHVDAAKGMVQWGKENLQLSGLGDRPVRFITDDVFKFVQREQRRGSRYDAIIMDPPSYGRGPGGEMWKLETSLYPFVESCLSILSDRPLFMLINSYTTGISPTVLTNILNMTVKKKFGGRISSGELGLPITRSDLNLPCGILGRWEE, encoded by the coding sequence ATGTATATCGCAAATGATTGGAAAGATTATGAAGTCATTGATACCGGGAACGGTGAGAAGCTTGAGCGTTGGGGAGACGTGATTCTCCGCCGCCCTGATCCCCAGATCATCTGGCCGATCCAGCAGGAGAACACTGAGTGGCGGGATGTTCATGGCCATTATCACAGAAGCTCATCAGGCGGAGGCGAATGGGAGATGAAGAAAAAGCTCCCTGAACGCTGGACGATTTCATATGACAAATTGAAATTTCATATTAAACCAACGAGTTTTAAGCATACCGGATTATTCCCTGAGCAGGCTGCCAATTGGCGCTGGATGATGGACAAGATTGCTAATGCAGGACGTCCAATCAATGTATTGAATCTATTCGCCTACACAGGCGGAGCCACGGTCGCAGCGGCATCTGCCGGTGCTTCAGTTGTTCATGTGGATGCTGCCAAGGGCATGGTACAGTGGGGCAAAGAAAACCTTCAGCTGTCAGGACTTGGCGACCGCCCCGTCCGCTTCATCACTGACGATGTATTTAAGTTCGTTCAGCGTGAGCAGCGACGCGGCAGTAGATATGATGCGATTATTATGGACCCACCTTCTTACGGACGCGGACCTGGCGGTGAAATGTGGAAGTTAGAAACAAGTCTCTATCCCTTTGTGGAATCTTGTCTCTCCATCTTGTCGGACCGGCCGTTATTTATGCTGATCAATTCTTATACCACAGGAATATCTCCTACCGTTCTCACCAATATCCTCAACATGACGGTGAAGAAGAAATTTGGCGGCCGCATCTCTTCCGGTGAATTGGGACTGCCAATTACTCGTTCAGATCTCAATCTGCCTTGTGGAATATTGGGACGATGGGAGGAATAG
- a CDS encoding RluA family pseudouridine synthase has product MCANQHPKIPILFEDNHLLGIIKPVNVLSQEDASGDPDLLTLLKHDLKERYQKPGNVYLGLVHRLDRPVGGAMIFAKTSKAASRLSEAVRSRSFNKTYLAVVHGSPGVSSGRLEDTLLKDERTNTVRVVPQGTNGGKHAILDYNVLGQLTDGLSLIQVELLTGRSHQIRVQLSHMGCPLYGDQKYGAKLNKPGQQLALWSAYVGFPHPVTKEPVALVSTPPDEFPWNQWPKSLYDQAARSF; this is encoded by the coding sequence ATGTGTGCGAATCAGCATCCAAAGATTCCAATTTTGTTCGAAGATAATCACCTTCTGGGAATCATTAAGCCGGTAAATGTTCTCTCCCAGGAGGATGCCTCCGGCGATCCAGATCTCTTAACCCTGCTCAAGCACGATCTTAAGGAGCGTTACCAGAAGCCCGGCAATGTGTATCTGGGCCTTGTTCACCGGCTTGACCGGCCTGTCGGAGGGGCCATGATCTTCGCCAAGACTTCCAAGGCCGCTTCAAGGCTGTCCGAAGCTGTCCGAAGCCGTTCATTTAACAAGACCTATCTTGCGGTGGTTCACGGATCTCCAGGCGTCTCATCCGGACGGCTGGAAGATACTCTGCTCAAAGACGAACGAACGAACACAGTGCGTGTTGTTCCCCAGGGAACCAACGGGGGCAAGCATGCTATACTGGACTACAACGTGCTTGGTCAGTTAACAGATGGGCTCAGCCTCATTCAAGTTGAACTGTTGACAGGCAGATCTCACCAGATCCGTGTGCAGTTAAGTCACATGGGCTGTCCTCTGTATGGCGACCAGAAATACGGGGCCAAGCTTAACAAGCCGGGTCAACAGCTGGCTTTGTGGTCCGCTTATGTAGGCTTTCCACATCCGGTTACGAAGGAACCTGTCGCGTTGGTCTCCACACCTCCTGATGAGTTCCCGTGGAACCAATGGCCCAAATCCTTATATGATCAAGCAGCGAGATCGTTCTAG
- the gyrA gene encoding DNA gyrase subunit A, with product MSSLENFLPAYLEEVVGDRFGRYSKYIIQDRAIPDVRDGLKPVQRRILYAMYDSGNTPDKPYRKSAKTVGDVMGNYHPHGDSSIYEGMVRMAQPWKMGHVLVDGHGNWGSQDDDPAAAMRYTEARLSPIAMELLRDIEKRTVLFKDNFDNTTKEPVVLPSRYPNLLVNGVSGISSGFATEIPTHNLREIIDACIALMEQPEIELDEIMSYVKGPDFPTGGTIMGENGIRDAYQTGKGKIYIRAKTEIESLRGGKQQIVITEIPYQIVKSRLVTSMENIRLEKKVEGIAEVRDESGRGGLRIVVELKKDADAQGILAYLLKKTDLQVTYNFNMVAIVNKTPKQLGIKAMLEAYIAHQREVVTFRTKYELEKAEDRAHVVEGLVKALNILDEVIAAIKASKNRQDAQNNLQWMFGFTDRQADAILTLQLYRLTNLEITSLQKDLDELQKKINSLRAILESDKKLTKVIKKELLEIREKYGIDRRSEIQGEVEELKVGLEVLVTQEDVLVTLSGEGYIKRTSMLSFTRSGGERDGSGVKEGDYIKHILDVNTLENLLIFTQRGQYFLLPVHQVPEFKWKDNGTAIVNVIPLTKEDRIVSVIPVKNFEDNASLVFVTKRGQVKRTELKEYQSKRSGAIAAAKVGPEDAVVSVTLSRNAQDIFLISKLGMAIRFNEQEVSSMGRVSGGVRGIQLREDDEVAAALWVEGEEGEILVISDLGYAKRSLLLDYPTQTRGGKGIQSFEFKEGKRVKPNGSRIAGAYFCKEPLQITAVNKDGKTFSFNSEQAPVMERKSIGKAMSQMDKNDEIVDLLVKRA from the coding sequence ATGAGCTCGCTAGAGAATTTTTTGCCCGCATATCTGGAAGAGGTTGTTGGAGACCGCTTCGGGCGGTATTCCAAATATATTATACAAGACCGCGCGATTCCTGACGTTCGAGATGGTCTGAAGCCTGTACAGCGGCGTATTCTGTATGCCATGTACGATTCAGGCAATACGCCGGATAAGCCATACCGCAAGTCGGCGAAGACCGTTGGTGACGTTATGGGTAACTACCATCCCCATGGAGATTCTTCCATCTACGAGGGAATGGTTCGTATGGCTCAGCCCTGGAAGATGGGCCACGTTCTGGTCGATGGCCACGGGAACTGGGGTTCACAGGATGATGATCCGGCTGCCGCAATGCGTTATACAGAAGCAAGGTTGTCCCCGATTGCAATGGAGCTGCTTCGGGATATAGAGAAGCGTACAGTTCTATTCAAAGATAATTTTGATAACACGACCAAGGAGCCGGTGGTTCTTCCCTCACGTTATCCGAACCTGCTGGTCAACGGGGTAAGCGGCATTTCGTCCGGCTTCGCAACCGAGATTCCGACGCACAATTTGCGTGAAATTATCGATGCCTGTATAGCTCTGATGGAGCAGCCAGAAATCGAGCTGGATGAGATTATGTCTTATGTTAAAGGCCCTGACTTCCCTACAGGTGGAACGATTATGGGTGAGAATGGCATTCGGGATGCTTATCAGACGGGTAAAGGCAAGATTTATATCCGTGCTAAGACGGAGATTGAATCCCTTCGTGGCGGCAAGCAGCAGATTGTGATCACCGAGATCCCTTATCAGATAGTCAAATCCCGCCTCGTTACCTCTATGGAGAACATCCGCCTTGAGAAGAAGGTGGAAGGCATTGCCGAGGTTCGTGATGAGAGCGGCCGCGGCGGACTTCGGATCGTTGTTGAACTCAAGAAGGATGCGGATGCCCAAGGGATATTGGCTTATCTGCTTAAGAAGACGGATCTTCAAGTGACTTACAACTTTAATATGGTTGCTATTGTGAATAAGACACCGAAGCAGCTTGGGATTAAAGCAATGCTGGAAGCCTATATCGCTCACCAGCGTGAAGTGGTTACCTTCCGTACGAAATACGAGCTGGAAAAGGCGGAGGATCGTGCTCATGTGGTGGAAGGGCTGGTTAAGGCTCTTAATATACTTGATGAAGTTATCGCTGCGATCAAAGCTTCCAAGAACCGGCAGGATGCGCAGAACAACCTCCAGTGGATGTTCGGCTTCACAGACCGCCAAGCTGATGCGATCCTAACGCTCCAGTTGTATCGGCTAACGAACCTGGAGATTACTTCCCTCCAGAAAGATCTGGATGAGCTGCAGAAGAAGATCAACTCCCTGAGAGCAATTCTGGAGAGCGATAAGAAGCTCACGAAAGTGATCAAGAAGGAGCTTTTGGAGATTCGCGAGAAATACGGGATTGACCGCAGATCCGAGATTCAGGGTGAAGTGGAAGAGCTTAAGGTAGGCTTGGAGGTTCTGGTTACCCAGGAGGATGTGCTCGTGACCCTATCCGGTGAAGGTTACATCAAACGGACAAGCATGCTCTCGTTCACACGTTCGGGCGGGGAACGGGATGGCTCAGGTGTGAAGGAAGGGGATTACATCAAGCATATCCTGGATGTGAATACCCTGGAGAATCTGCTTATCTTCACACAGCGGGGTCAGTACTTCCTGCTTCCTGTCCATCAGGTGCCTGAGTTCAAGTGGAAAGATAACGGTACAGCAATTGTAAATGTGATTCCATTGACCAAAGAAGACCGGATTGTAAGCGTCATTCCAGTCAAGAATTTCGAGGACAACGCTAGTCTCGTGTTCGTAACGAAGCGGGGTCAGGTGAAGCGGACAGAGCTCAAAGAATATCAATCGAAGCGCTCTGGAGCGATTGCTGCAGCAAAGGTAGGACCCGAGGATGCGGTGGTCTCTGTCACTCTAAGCCGGAATGCGCAGGATATCTTCCTGATCAGCAAGCTGGGGATGGCGATCCGCTTTAATGAGCAAGAGGTGAGCTCCATGGGTAGAGTCTCGGGAGGTGTCCGGGGCATTCAGCTGCGTGAAGATGATGAAGTGGCCGCTGCCTTATGGGTAGAAGGTGAAGAAGGAGAGATTCTTGTCATCTCAGATCTCGGCTATGCGAAGAGATCCTTGCTGCTTGACTACCCTACGCAGACGCGTGGGGGCAAAGGAATTCAGTCATTCGAGTTCAAAGAGGGCAAACGTGTGAAGCCGAATGGCAGCCGTATTGCCGGTGCTTATTTCTGCAAGGAGCCACTGCAGATTACCGCGGTGAACAAAGACGGCAAGACGTTCTCATTTAACTCCGAACAAGCACCTGTCATGGAACGCAAATCCATCGGCAAAGCGATGAGTCAAATGGACAAAAATGATGAAATTGTAGATCTTCTTGTAAAACGGGCTTAG
- a CDS encoding prohibitin family protein: MNSGTEPKKRTGNLKTGVAAIVIAVAAIIVGLNSYATVTYGHVGLYKTFGKLNDNVLSPGIHLKIPFVQTIIQVNVQVTKAETDTTASSKDLQPVSTHVAVNYSVNKDSVYNLMNNIGGNFDQVIINPAIQEIVKEVTARYPAEDLIAKRDVVAGEVSEHLTKRLSKYDLVVNDINIVNFKFSEAFNQSIEAKQVAQQQALKAENDLKRIEIEAKQKIAQAQAEAQSLKLKKLEVTPELVQLKQIEIQEKAIEKWNGQMPQVSGGATPFIDINSLGGK, encoded by the coding sequence GTGAATTCAGGTACAGAACCAAAGAAAAGAACAGGCAATCTTAAAACAGGAGTGGCAGCCATTGTTATCGCAGTAGCCGCAATTATTGTAGGACTTAATTCGTATGCTACCGTCACCTATGGACATGTTGGATTGTACAAGACATTTGGAAAGCTGAACGACAACGTATTATCACCAGGTATCCATCTGAAGATTCCATTCGTACAGACGATTATTCAGGTCAACGTTCAAGTCACCAAGGCGGAGACGGATACGACCGCGTCCTCCAAGGACTTACAGCCTGTGTCCACTCATGTTGCCGTGAACTATTCCGTGAACAAAGACTCGGTGTATAATCTAATGAACAATATCGGCGGCAATTTCGATCAGGTCATTATTAATCCGGCAATCCAGGAGATTGTGAAGGAAGTTACCGCAAGATATCCGGCTGAGGACCTGATCGCGAAGCGGGATGTGGTTGCGGGAGAGGTTAGTGAGCACCTGACCAAGCGGCTCTCGAAATATGATCTGGTCGTGAACGATATCAACATCGTTAACTTTAAGTTCTCCGAGGCGTTCAATCAATCGATTGAAGCCAAGCAGGTTGCTCAGCAGCAGGCGCTGAAAGCTGAGAACGATCTTAAGCGTATCGAGATTGAAGCCAAGCAGAAGATTGCCCAGGCTCAAGCGGAAGCACAGTCCTTGAAGCTGAAGAAGCTCGAAGTTACACCTGAACTGGTTCAGTTGAAGCAGATTGAAATTCAGGAGAAGGCCATTGAGAAGTGGAATGGTCAAATGCCACAGGTTAGTGGCGGGGCTACTCCATTTATTGATATTAATTCGCTGGGCGGTAAGTAA